From Balneolales bacterium ANBcel1:
ACCGATCAGAGGCACCCTGCCGCTCAGTCTGTCCGTGGTAGCGTGAATGCCCTTCATTACATATGAAAGCGCGTCATTCGCATCTATCGACCTTACTGCAAGTGCGTCATCCGGATGTGATATGGGGTCATCAAGAACCGGTCCGATTCCCGGTTTCATCTCGATATGCCAGCCGAGCGCGCGCGGCACTACGAGAATATCCGAAAACAGGATCGCCGCATCCGGACCTATTTCATCAATCGGCAGGCAGGTTATTTCAGCCACAAGTTCCGGTGTCTCACAACGCGTAAAAAAATCGTACTTCTCCTGAAGCTTCAAATAGGATGGCAGATACCGGCCGGCCTGACGCATCATCCAAACTGGTGGTCTAGGCACAGGCTCTCCCGCCAGCGCTTTAAGATATAAATCGTTATCAGGTTTTTGACGCATAAAATCAGTTTATATCAGTTTAATCATTTCCTGAAATGATGGCGAATCTGCGACCAGAGGAACGCGCCCGGTCTTTTTCCGTACCACTTCGGCCGTTGTGCCCCCCACCGCTACCGCTTTCCAGTCGCCTTCCGGCAGTCCGTAGAGCCGCATGAATTCGGCAACGCCATTCGGACTGAAAAAGAAAATGGCGTCCACTGCAGTATCGATGGGTTGAGGGTCTGTGACCGGACAACTTCGGTAAACCTCAACCTCCGTGAACTCCACCTGAAATTTTTTGGCGATATCCCGAATTTCAGAACGACGGTCAACCGAACAAAAATGTACCACCGAGCGAATTCCGTCTCTAACCATTTTCAATGCCAACGCCGAACCATGGTGTTCACCTGCCATCCGGGTTTCCGCCTCTGGAAACAATTCCTCAGTTGAGCTACGTGTTTTTTCACCAACGACATAGATCGGAGGAACCGATAAATTTTGCTTCTCTGCTCGTGGCTCTCGGCCTTTTTCTGCACTTTTATCATTCAGTGTGCCGGATCCGGCCTTTGTTTCGTCGCTCAATCCCTTCCAAACCCGCCACCAGCCCTCCACGCCCCTTCTGCTGGTAAAAACCCAGGCCTCGGGTGTCGGCTCTGCGAAAACCGAATCGATTACAAATCCGGTCGGGGTAATCCAGCGGTAGTAAAACGCAGGATAATCCAGCAGTAAAATACCCTGCGCGTTTGCCATGTCCATATCTCCGGAAGCAGAGGGTCGTGTTGAAATAACAACCTTTCTGTTTTCGACGGTTTGCTTTCCCGGTTTGGTCATCTGCCTTTTGGATGAAATCTTACCTTCGGAATCGGTCGGCCCGCCCCCGTCTCCATCTATGGGCTCCGTCATTTGGCCAGAGTTCTTCGAAAGGTCCCGAATCAACGCATCGGCTCCGCGTTTCAAAGCCTCTTCCGCGGCTCGCACACCCAGCCCTTCGGCATTGTCCCGCGCCTCCTGCATCTCAAACGAAATCATTCCGCTGCCATCCGGGTATACAGTATTGACGCGCAATCGAACCTGTCCGCCTGCAATTTCCGCAAGGGCTCCGACTGGTGCGCTGCATCCCCCTTCAAGGGTATGAAGCACATCCCGCTCTATCTTTGTGCATAACGCGGCATCTTCATCATGCACATTTCTCAATACCGTCCTGACATCTACTGCATCCTCACGCGTCATTACTCCCAGCGCCCCCTGAGCCGGTGCAGGAATCATCCAATCGAGTTTCTGGTGCATTGCATGATCCAGCTCCAGTCTGCGGAGTCCCGCTGCTGCGAAGATTGCACCGTCCCAATCACTGTCATAGAGTTTTCGCAGCCGGGTCTGAATGTTTCCGCGGATGTCCACCATGGAGTGGTGGGGATATTTCGCCAGCCATTGCCCGATCCT
This genomic window contains:
- a CDS encoding uroporphyrinogen-III synthase encodes the protein MTAKPLRIGTRDSLLATWQARHVATILGNAGYATELIYIKTEGDRVLDTPLPLMGGKGVFTKALDDALLAGEIDLAVHSLKDIPTRIPSGLCIAAVGKREETSDVIVFRKALREDIASGNYVEDTGKEGKRKEDSVTQNDALINALSQRLSDRNHRTIIASSSNRRIGQWLAKYPHHSMVDIRGNIQTRLRKLYDSDWDGAIFAAAGLRRLELDHAMHQKLDWMIPAPAQGALGVMTREDAVDVRTVLRNVHDEDAALCTKIERDVLHTLEGGCSAPVGALAEIAGGQVRLRVNTVYPDGSGMISFEMQEARDNAEGLGVRAAEEALKRGADALIRDLSKNSGQMTEPIDGDGGGPTDSEGKISSKRQMTKPGKQTVENRKVVISTRPSASGDMDMANAQGILLLDYPAFYYRWITPTGFVIDSVFAEPTPEAWVFTSRRGVEGWWRVWKGLSDETKAGSGTLNDKSAEKGREPRAEKQNLSVPPIYVVGEKTRSSTEELFPEAETRMAGEHHGSALALKMVRDGIRSVVHFCSVDRRSEIRDIAKKFQVEFTEVEVYRSCPVTDPQPIDTAVDAIFFFSPNGVAEFMRLYGLPEGDWKAVAVGGTTAEVVRKKTGRVPLVADSPSFQEMIKLI